Proteins encoded by one window of Serratia nevei:
- the mepS gene encoding bifunctional murein DD-endopeptidase/murein LD-carboxypeptidase → MVKSQPFLRYFLRVVPAIAAAVMLSACSSTHTSNLNNAQTEMRAVNDKDGLLLQASQDEFEAMVRNVDVKSKIMDQYADWKGVRYRLGGDTKRGIDCSAFVQRTFREQFGMDLPRSTYEQEDLGKKIQRTKLRAGDLVLFRAGSTGRHVGIYLGNDQFVHASTSSGVMISKLTDNYWDKRYREARRVLTSG, encoded by the coding sequence ATGGTCAAATCTCAACCGTTTCTGAGATATTTTTTGCGGGTAGTCCCTGCAATTGCCGCGGCGGTTATGCTGTCAGCGTGCAGCTCGACTCACACTTCGAACTTGAATAACGCACAAACTGAGATGCGTGCAGTTAATGACAAAGACGGTCTTTTACTGCAAGCCTCTCAGGATGAATTCGAAGCGATGGTCCGCAACGTTGACGTCAAGTCAAAGATTATGGATCAGTACGCGGACTGGAAAGGCGTTCGCTACCGCTTAGGCGGTGACACCAAGCGCGGCATCGATTGCTCGGCGTTTGTGCAGCGTACCTTCCGCGAACAGTTCGGCATGGATTTACCGCGCTCTACCTATGAACAGGAAGATCTCGGCAAGAAAATCCAGCGCACCAAGCTGCGCGCCGGCGATTTGGTGCTGTTCCGCGCCGGCTCTACCGGGCGCCATGTCGGCATCTATTTAGGCAACGATCAATTCGTTCACGCCTCCACCAGCAGTGGTGTCATGATTTCCAAGCTGACCGATAACTATTGGGACAAACGTTATCGAGAAGCGCGCCGGGTGCTGACCAGCGGCTGA
- a CDS encoding cyclic di-GMP phosphodiesterase, producing MGLKRAFARSVSHRQRSLAKSGVAALVFFTLFTAVTLSLINHQRTQYQHKVEARTQKFTLGYISHLTAVMQQMMPLLDKPCLSSQSDITYQAAFTSGVRTFLLVKDGYAYCSSATGDMMLPMKNLYQDIDWDLPLDLKLQQGTPIVPNKPAVAVWLRHPGEQATGILATLDIDLMPYLLFTSHDEQAPGIAIVMGNRALTTFSPNLMPVDQLPKGKADNLTLPNLPLTIMFYNEKLTPNDIRLTLLGSLVLSLMIGVLCYYMLLLRQSPERALLRGIKRNEFFIEYQPVFHTDSNSIGGLEALIRWQHPIEGRIPPDVFIPYAESNGLIVPLTRQLFRLIAEDAPQLAKALPRGGKVGLNISPAHLSAPSFHQDVYELLAQLPGDYFTLVFEITERGMVEEESALAEFDWLHKQGIEIAVDDFGTGHSALIYLERFTMDYLKIDRGFVNTIGQDTVTAPVLDAVISLAKKLKMLTVAEGVETAEQMQFLQEHGVNFMQGYYFSKPLSIDNFVAYCNAHQVFDYQAKK from the coding sequence ATGGGCTTGAAAAGGGCTTTCGCCCGCAGCGTCTCTCACCGACAGCGCAGCCTGGCTAAAAGCGGCGTCGCCGCTCTGGTATTTTTTACGCTATTCACCGCGGTCACGCTTTCTTTGATCAACCACCAGCGCACGCAATATCAACATAAAGTCGAAGCGCGTACGCAAAAGTTCACGCTGGGTTATATCTCGCATCTGACGGCCGTGATGCAGCAAATGATGCCGCTGTTGGACAAGCCTTGCCTCTCCAGCCAGTCGGACATTACCTACCAGGCGGCCTTTACCAGCGGCGTGCGCACCTTTCTGTTGGTGAAAGACGGCTACGCCTATTGCTCCTCCGCCACCGGCGACATGATGCTGCCGATGAAAAACCTCTATCAGGACATCGACTGGGATCTGCCTTTGGATCTCAAGCTGCAGCAGGGCACGCCGATCGTGCCAAATAAGCCTGCGGTTGCGGTTTGGCTGCGGCATCCCGGCGAGCAGGCCACCGGCATCCTCGCTACGCTGGACATCGATCTGATGCCCTATCTGCTGTTCACCTCGCACGACGAACAGGCGCCGGGCATCGCCATCGTGATGGGCAATCGCGCGCTGACCACTTTCAGCCCGAACCTGATGCCGGTCGATCAACTGCCGAAAGGCAAGGCGGATAACCTGACGCTGCCCAATCTGCCGTTGACCATCATGTTCTACAACGAGAAGCTGACGCCCAACGACATTCGCCTGACGCTGTTGGGCAGCCTGGTGCTGTCATTGATGATCGGCGTACTCTGCTACTACATGCTGCTGCTGCGGCAAAGCCCGGAGCGCGCGCTGCTGCGCGGCATCAAGCGCAACGAGTTCTTTATCGAATACCAGCCGGTGTTCCACACCGACAGCAACAGCATCGGCGGGCTGGAAGCGCTGATTCGCTGGCAGCATCCGATCGAGGGCCGCATCCCGCCCGATGTCTTTATCCCCTACGCCGAAAGCAACGGGCTGATCGTGCCGCTTACCCGCCAGCTATTCAGGCTGATCGCCGAAGATGCGCCGCAGCTCGCCAAAGCGCTGCCACGGGGAGGTAAAGTCGGCCTCAACATCTCCCCCGCCCACCTTAGCGCACCGTCCTTCCACCAGGACGTGTATGAACTGTTGGCGCAGCTGCCGGGCGATTACTTCACGCTGGTGTTTGAAATCACCGAGCGCGGCATGGTGGAAGAAGAGAGCGCGCTGGCGGAGTTTGACTGGCTGCACAAACAGGGCATCGAGATCGCGGTAGACGATTTTGGCACCGGGCACAGCGCGTTGATCTATCTTGAGCGCTTCACCATGGATTACCTGAAGATCGACCGTGGCTTCGTCAACACCATTGGCCAGGACACGGTCACCGCGCCGGTGCTGGATGCGGTGATCTCGCTGGCGAAAAAGCTGAAAATGCTGACGGTGGCCGAAGGCGTCGAAACCGCCGAGCAGATGCAGTTCCTGCAAGAACACGGCGTCAACTTCATGCAGGGATACTACTTCAGCAAGCCGCTGAGCATCGACAACTTCGTCGCCTACTGCAATGCTCATCAGGTCTTTGATTATCAGGCAAAAAAATAG